The DNA sequence TTCCCTGAAACAGTAAACAATACAACCCCTTTATCTGATCGGCTCTCTGACGAGTCAGAAATCTCAGTCAGCTTGTATTTGACCGCAGGACACACTATGTGTGCCAGATCTGATCTAACATTTCAGACTCTCTGCTGGAAAAAGCTATGCTATTTGTATTGAACCACATTTCTCAACCATGTTTTGGAACCATCATGGATTGCAAATGGCATTAATAAATCATATCATATAATTGCACTGGTGGCCGAACCCATACAGCTAGAGATTTTGGTACTATCTATAACCTTTATTTGCGAACTCAGAGGAAATGGAAATAGAGCCTCTTCTTGACcttcttgttttctttctttccctttttcATTCATCAAGGGCTTCTTCCGCCGAAGTCAGCAGAACAATGCGATATACTCCTGCTCCAGGCAGAGGAACTGCCTTATTGACCGAACCAATCGCAACCGCTGTCAACACTGCCGCCTGCAGAAGTGTCTGGCGTTAGGCATGAGCCGCGATGGTGAGTCTAATCTTACACAAGAGcgcatttcctactgtaaatggaAACTCCTTGAGTCCTATTAAATGCAGCTGTAGACTCAGTGTGAATATAAGGACTTCAGGACTTCAAAGAGACATAGACATATCGGAATAATTAATGTGGTATAATGTTGGCCTGCTGgtttttttagcttgtttttcAGTTCTTTGCAACTATCAAATCTAACGTTCGTCTTTCTTTCCACACCCTCCTATTCTCTGCAGCGGTGAAGTTTGGACGCATGTCAAAAAAGCAGCGTGACAGCCTCTATGCCGAGGTTCAGAAGCACCAGCAGTCTCAGGAGAGGGCAGGGGGTTTGGGCAATGGTGTACCCGCTCATGCTGGTGATGAGGTCGGGGAGAAGGGCAGCAGTCACGGCCGGGCCTACAGTCGGGGCTCCAGCACCACACTTAGTGACCTGGATGATATAACCATGCTACCAGACGGTCTTCTCTTTGATCTGCCGCTCACTCCGGAGGAAGCTGCTGACTACTGCAGCCTAGAGCTGCTGGGAGGAAGCAGTGGGAGCAGTTCGTCCTCCCAGAGTTCTCCTGAGCCGAACAGACAGGAGTTTAGTGACACGACACACATCAAACACGAGTACCAGACCCTCCACGAGACGGGACTTTACACACGCTCATTACTTAACCCACCTGAAGGCTGTTCCTTGATGGAAATCGGTTAGTATACTGTTCTAATTGGAAtgcatgcatattatattatattatattaatgatatCTGGCATAAATCACTATGTGACATGTTTCCATAGTCTATACAAACTTTGTGATGTTGTGTGTGGTCATATTTTTTAGAACGGATTACACAGAATGTGGTCAAATCCCACATCGAGACGAGTCAGTACAGCACGGAAGAATTGAAAAGATTTGCTTGGACCCTCTACACACCTGAGGAGATGCGTGTCTACCAAAACAAGGTATCTGTAACAAAACTGGCAATGGGATGCATTTTACTCTTTAATACCATATGTATGATGTGATCCAAGCGATTGCCCAACCCTGCATTCCATTATAATGAATCACAAAGAATACAATTGTTACTGTTCAGATTTTTAAGAggctaattaaaaatacattaaaatgtacgTCAAATGCACATCATAATTGCAGAAAATCGGAATATGGGTGGAAGAGTCTAACATACATTTCTTTATCCTAGTCCACAGAGATGATGTGGCAGCAGTTTGCTGTGTTCATCACGAATGCCATCCAGTATGTGGTGGAGTTTGCCAAACGCATCTCTGGATTCATGGATTTGTCTCAAAATGACCAGATTATCCTTCTCAAAGCAGGTCAGCATCAACTGTTGTCCACATTAGTAAATAAATACCTGCAGTAAATATAATCAAGTGCccagtttatatttataatatagtgtatatattatCAGTATGATAGTTGTATATTTGAGATCAGACTGTATGTATTTTTTGCTTCTCAACTGTGTTCTGACAATttatcttttgtcatttttctctcATCCTTTTCCTTTTCCATTCGTTTGCCTATTTCCTCCCTCTTTCCTGCCTTTCCTATGTCCATCTTCTGTGTGGTGCTGTCCACCCAGGCTGCCTGGACGTGCTGTTGATCCGAATGTGTCGGGCCTACAACCCCATCAACAACACGCTGTTGTTCGATGGAAAGTTCGCAAGCCCTCAGCTCTTTAAAGCTCTCGGTGAGTCTCTTCCCCAGACCTTTCACATAATTTAGCACCCTTTGGCATTTCAAAGGGCATGTTGGGTATATGTATGCAATTAACCTGATCAACGGTGAACCAAGTGCTGTAAAATCATATGATTAAGTCACAGTTACTCTTTATAGAACTagacaaacatttaaatggaaaacagttcAATTGAAACCTTTCCAGGTCAGTTGAATGATTGTTAAGGTTGGATGGGTTCCCATCTGTTTACCATTTCTTGTTCTGTTGGGCACATGACAATGTTGTGAAATTTTACAGCTCTTGCTCGATTGTATTTCAAATGTTCTCTGTGTTTTGCCTGTATGTAGGTTGTGATGATCTGGTTGGTGCTGTGTTTGAGATGGCTAAAACCCTGAGTCGGCTACAGCTGTCTGAAGAGGAGATGGCTCTGTTTACCGCCACTGTGCTTCTGTCTCCAGGTAGTTTCACTATAACTTCAGTAATAGTGAAGTAATCTTGAACTAACAGTGTTTCCAAAGGGCACATAGCCAGACATTAGAGCTTACTCTTCCACTTATTTATTTCACAGACCGTCCTTGGTTAACAGATGCTCAGAAGGTGCAGAAACTTCAGGAGAAGGTCTATGTTGCATTGCAACACTGTCTTCATAAAAGTGGTGCCCCTGAGGAGAAACTGGCAAAGGTAATGGGAAAAAATCTAAAGAATAAGTGAATAAGTTCACACTGTCACAGCTGTTAAATATGAGAAAATCAGGAATGTCAAAATAAACGTatgcaattaataaatatatttattccgttattatttttatgcagttCACACACTTAATCAATTTGACATTGTTTTGATGTACTGCGTTAATTCTAAAAACTGAGCAACAATGGAAATTAGTAACAGATCTGTGCTACAAGAGTTCACCCACGCAAGAGTGCTGTTTACCAGAGAATAATGGAGACCacttcattttattataaatatcttaataataGATGGAATGTGTCAGaagttatttactttttaaatcaaaCCCAGATGTAATTTGGAGTCTTTTTATGGTGAAATTgaatttagatttaaatgtaactttGTGCAAATgaggtgtcattcacacaaatgaACCAATAGCTGcacatattatgtattattataaatacttgTTACACATtactattcaaatgtttgagttcagtaagttttgaaaagaaattaatactattattttacaaagatgcatgaaattgatcgaaagtgacagtGAAGTCATTTATAAAGATACAGaagatttctgtttaaaatacattgtttaatataaccgttaacaaaaaattaacaatattaatgcTATAACTGTATTgtaaatcaaattaatgcagctttTTAATCAGTGTATTGTTTTCCTTAAAATTCTATAAAATGCATTCTTTTCACTACaagaacatacatttaaacatttaataatttgatcAGTCATGCcaaacaatattataaatgtttttttttagtcaagttatgtaaaaaataaaaaagtcataactATCTTTACTTCTTCTGTTGTGTCAATAGATGGTGTCCAAGTTGCCCATGATGAAGTCTATTTGCAACCTCCATATTGATAAGCTGGAGTTTTTCCATCTGCTTCACCCAGAAACGGCCTTCAACTTCCCTGCTCTCTACAGAGAGGTTTTCTGCAGCGAGATCTCCTTCCCAGACTCCACTGAGGGCTAACAGTCATTGAAGTGTCATATTGGCTCtgatgagagacagagagaggtcgAGACCATTAAAGAAAGACAGGGAATGGAAATAGGAGGAGGTAGATGGATTTGTGTTTGAGAAAAACCAGCAACACACTGACAATCTTGCACATTACACTTTAGGACTCCATCTGCAGTATAACCTCCCTCCTGATGGAGTGATTCACTCCTCTATTTGAACAGGACCCAGATTTCTTACAAGACGCTGTTAAGTGTCAGCAGTCCTTTAAGGTGCTGGTTACAATTACTCATGCTACCTACATATAATGACTCAAACAGAgcaaattatgtatatttaattaaaaagagtACTCGAGTTAACTTGGAGATTAGATCTCCCTAAAAAATTAAGTGCTTGAAAAGTGGATCCTTCCCATTTTGCGGGTACTCTTAGGAAGAGAACTATGAATGTAACCCACCTGACTTTTGGCAAAGCCTCAGGATTAAGACCGAATGTATTAGGAATTCCTGACCCATATGTAAAGCAAGCTCTTAAGGCTTGGTTTCTATACATGAACAATTTTGAATCCATGCAAAACTGTTCAAAGGGACCAATGCATACACACCTGAGGTTGTAAACGCCACATGAGCACCTTCACTTTCACACTCAACACTAACGCACAGCACACTGCACAGACCACATGTGCACATTGTGTGTTGTCTTTTGAGCtctttatttttgcatataaatttaaaagatgcaacaaaactaacaaaaacctCATCCTTGTTACCCTTTCCCACGCAAATGCCACTTAAGTAAAGATATTTGATGATATTTTGATATCCTCATTTGATCGGAAACCACATGCATGTAGAATGATAGATGTCATTGAGAATATATTTATGAACAGAGCCTGTAGATAGCATATGTAGGCAGAGATGTAAAGTTGCACCTTAGCCCTTTCAAAGACTTCTCAACCATAGGAGTGGAATTCTGGGCTGGGGTTAGAGGCAGGTGGACGGCACTTCAATACTCCACAAAAAAAGTACTTTGCAGGAGCAGGACTTTGCTGTCGCCTCACATTAGATGGCGAAAAGACAATGCCTCTATGAGACTTTCTGAAGTGTAGCAAACCACTCATATGGCTGCTGGGAGCAAGGCCTCAGGAGAACGCAAAGAACACTGAAGGAAGTGGATGCAAGGAACCTTATATTTTTTAAGAGACAACAGACAACCTGAGCTCGCTGTCAAGCCATGAGGACACCACAGAAATGTCGTCATTCAGACTTCTCTGATTCTACAGCTGTGAAGATACTTGGATTCACAGGCCGTACCTCATGCTTTGCATTGTCTGATGTGGGGATCAGTGTTGTGTTGCTGTGTGATTATTTTTTCCCTTTGTGTTCACTTATAGCTCCAACTATTGGTTGACGGAACCATCAGCTACCCCCCTGAGTTAGGGAGTACTCTTAGTTTATGTTCTGAAACTTTGCGGTTCAAACATAAGGGGAGAAAAATCTACTATCTGTCCGCAGTGTGAAAGCAGCCTGCTTTCTTCAGAGGCAGGAAGTCCAGATTGGTCTCGTGGGAGTTTTAGGAGTGGCCCAGAAACCGGAATACAAACTAAAGCCCAAAAGAGGGCTTTTCAAAGCCCTTTAGTGCCCAGCTTTGTAAGATTACAGGGTATGAGAGATGTTTCGAATGATTGATTAGGATCAACGTCCAGTTTCCTGACCATTAATTATAACCAACTCGCCTGACCTTTTATTTTTGCACTGCTGGAACAGTGCCTGTCTATATTTTCTTGTAAGATTTTATATGGTTGgtataatacacattttataacACAGTATCAGTGTCTGCTTGTGCAATAGTCAGTCTTTCCATTTTTAGTATTGACAGCCCTCACAAGCCAAGTATCACCTTGGGTTTCATAAAGCACTCCAGCCCAGATCATTTAACACCCCCTTGCTAAGTTctgtcttttacatttttttttttacgcttatCTATTAGATAACTTAAATTGATGTGTGAAGGTGGAGAAAGATTGTAAAAAGTGCAAAtacttttggaaaaaaaaaaacatttttagttatAGAGGATGTATTTTTGTGGAGTGTAATCCGCCACCCTACAAACTGCCACAAGTGTCCGGCCCGTCCCGTCCTTGAGGGTAGTTCTGGAAGTGTGCGTTTACATCTACACTCAGTCACTCAGGGAGATAGCTGGGTTCTCTGTCCTGAAATGTCTTCTTCAGTTAGCCTAGCAAGACACCTAGCACCAAATAGAAGACCTGAAACCTTGATCACTGTGTACGGTAATTTTTCTTGTGAATGTTAATCGCAGAAGTATCAAAATTTTACCCCTGTTTTATATCAGTGCTattggaggattttttttttcagtttgaattgcttaaaaaaacaaacaaataggaTCAAAACTATaaggtctgtatatatatatatatatatatatatatatatatatatatatatggatcaatttaatctttaaatctagtgttgtgtttgtttatttttgtgatattttctTCATTTCTGTCCTTTTCTGTAACATTTTCTCACCTGTGTAGTGTCATACTTTGTCTTGAAGAATTAAAatcctattttttttaaagagtgtttTTAAGCATAAAATCCCCTACAAGAGTCCTAATTCTTTGCCATGGTCCTTCTGTGGTTGTTTCAATTGtatctttattttcatattatagattaatttatggTGTATTATGgatgcagaaaataaaacaaacatgttaAAAGATATTATTGTACAATAAGGATTAAACACATGGATTCCAGAATGTAATAAAGGTCTTTTTACTTTACACTGAGTGTTTTGTGGCTAAtgaaatttcttttttaatttaaatgaacaaatgtacttattttttgtatatttcaaaGTACAAAAGACTTATTTCAAagtaaaatgcaatatatatatatatatatatatatatatatatatatatatatatataaatatagactaCTGTTCAATGTATTGGGCTTAGTTACAGTAGATTCttcttattttaaagtaatacttttatttaccaAAGAAGCATTATATTGATGGAAAGGGACTGTTTAGACTTACATGGtaacatgtgtgtatatatatatatatatatatatatatatatatttattaaatgtatactgtttttaattttttttaatttttattttttacttttcactGAAAAATAATACGTTTAGCTGCAGAACTACTTATCTGTAGTAATAAGAAATGGAATAAGAAATCATCtttcccattaaaaaaataaataaatatatatatatatatatatagctatatctttgctatttaaaaatataaaagaaaaaatattttacactgttactgtttttactgtatttgtgagacaaaaaatgcagccttggtcagcataagagacattaaataatatatgtatatataaaatttgtatttatgttaTTGCTGTTAATCTAATAGAGTTAGTTCCAATAACAAAAGTGCCGAGATCATCTTAGCATAGTATTTAATAACGATAATAAACTAGCAGTCTTTTTGTTGAGCTCAATTAAAATAGACATCTGGCTCCATCATCTGGTCAATAGAAGCACTTGCGCTGTGGGTGCAGTGTATTTCCTGAGCGATAGCGGGCGCTGCTGTCCCGCTTCCAGTCCTTTTGTCCGCTCGCGCAAGGAATGTGCTTGCGTTGCGCAGGAAACCGCTAGTTCCTCAAGACTTACAAATGCGGTGGATGCACTGTAAACCGTATCGAAGTCACAATTTAGTAGAAAGCCACCAGAAGAACATTTAGTAACATAGCATTATAAAACCTTTCCCAGCAGCCACCtggagtattttttatttttttgtggagcGGTGTCGTTTATCGCTTATCTGAGGACTTGAGTTTTAGATTTCACTCAGCGACCGTTGACTTTTGTCACACTGTTGTGTCAGTCTAAAAACCAACtttacaagtattttttttttcgtcgAGAAAAGAGGATTACGCTTTGAAGATGTCCGTGGCGGGCTTAAAGAAGCAGTTTTACAAAGCCAGCCAGGTTTGCgagttacttttttttctgttgttttcttcCATTGAACCGCAATGCTGTGCCAATTAGCTTAGCCTGCTAACGCTGCGCTAAACTTAAGTCCGCTATTCTGCACTTTAAacgtattttgtgtgtgtttcttctaTATGTATTTAACTCTTTCTGAATATTTACAATGATAAAACGTGCTGTTGTTTAAATGTCATATTCCCGTAGAGTCATTgcgatatttaataatttttgaccTCTTTCACTGGTCATAAATGTTCAGCGTCACTTTTTGGGTGCGTTCACGCCTAATTAGAGGTTACGGTGTGTTAAAAAATATGCACAAGAGTGACTGTTTTCTTTTAGCTTGGAATTACAATACAACGCCCCCGACCTTACTATATCACTCCTCTTGCCACGTTTACTGCAGTAAAATCAACGATTTGGCTCTAAGCATATGTTCACGACCTACTCGTGAGTTGTTTTAATTCTGCACAGAAAATATACAAAGAATATACTACAGCATCAGGTTTACTCATTATTACCGCAGTTTCCTTCAATGGCATCTGTTGGACAATTACGTTTTGTTTGTGTCTCTCTTGTTTCTATGGTTCACACTTTATGCTGGCAATATGTAGCTGGAAAATGTGGCTTACAATGCTGGCATTCGTTTTAAAAATGAGCAAAAGTCAGTCGTGTATTTTTGTCAGTGGGTTAAAGAAACCTGCATGTGATTAAACAAGCAGAATTTGGGTCAGTCCTGCTGTGCAAAAACTGACTAGGTAATGTTTCTATTGGTTTCCAATTGTATgttaacaaatatattaatacatatgaTGGGAGCATTAACATGTACTATATAACAGCAATAACACCACAATAAAAGCAGATATTTGGGTAAAGAGCTTTTCTGGCCAGTGATATCTATATAAAGTTATATCCATCTAGTTAAGCTGAATATTGGCTTATTATCATGGCAAAGGCAAAGCAGAATGATGCATGTGCATGGGCTCGCAGCAGGCAATGTGTTGGCTTAAAATGTGCCAAAAGTCTCACTTTGACCGTGTGAAGATAATCAAATGTGTTATAATGAAAACCTCTTCCTGATTTTGGCTGCTCTTGCTTGTTGTTGTGGTGTTGTGAGAAGGTTCTTTGTCTGTGGTTTATGGTGTAATTAACTTGAGACTTAATGTGTTTTTCGTCAATTTGTTAGTTTCTCGTTGCCAGCTGTTGTTTTCCAAAGGGCACATGAGCACAGATGTAGGGAAAGCAGCGCATCTCTGTCCATGTTCACTGATCTCAGCAGGAAAGGACAATCCATTGCCCAATTTCCTGTTTGGAACATGCTCAGATCCCTAGTGGGGAATTTACATGAGTGGAGGAGTACAGCAGGGCACGGAAAACGGCCAGCATATGGGCCTGAGCGGGAGTATGAATCCTGCAACACTAAGGGGGTTGCTGTGCTCTCTTTTGCTCTGCCTGGCTCTTTTTATTGGACTGCAGTGGTGCAGTGAACTCATGCCAGCATTCCACAGTAATCAATACTTGACACCGGCCAGCCACCCTGCCTAAAGAGAAACTCTGACACCAGTCACACCCTCAGTCCAGCCTTCCTCTCGGTGTGCTATCCGGAGAACTATTTGagctgctttttttaaatgtacacaacagggaatgtttttcatttagcTTTTTGTCTGAGCAGGAACAGTGTTTTTACGCTCTTGCTTTCTGTAGCCTTGTTTCTAACTGTTAATGGTACtaattaaaatcttaataattACAATGACATATGATAAATAACACATCTTACCACAGCATTGCCTTTGTGGTATAGAGCCAGACATGCTTACTGCAGTTATTGCTGCACAGGGACAGAGTTATAAAATACTTAACTTGGggaatatagtaaaaaaataccTGTAATCAATCTGCTGCCAAAAGAAAAAGCTGTAATAAATggattaatacattatttttaggTTAGGCATGTTTTCTTCTCCATATCAATCtattaaagtcaccatgaaattaATGAAGTGAATttctgcagtgaataggtgcaGTCAGattgagagttcaaacagctgataaaaacatcacaataattcattccagtccatcagtttatgTCTTGTGTAGTGAAAAGGTTCATCATTAGATGGATTAAACtgcaaactgttgcttctggctaaaatttGAGTACTCTATTCATATTGCTTTCTCCAATGCAAAGGTcacctcatctgaatcaggaatatgcgaaatatgtgaaatatgcaCAACTCAAGtactatttaaaagttaaaaatagccCAAACAAATcagttggtggattttgatggaATTCAGGGTGTTTTCacagtttgttttaaaagaacCAGACCTAACTTGCTTTAAGTGAAACAGAAATGGAACCAGCTGAAAGTGACCTCAGTCCTTATGGTCTTCATAATTTAGTGGACTCCAAAAAAGAACCTTCCTTTTTTTGGTCCTCTTCAGCACTGAAGTTTCTTGGTCACACCACAACTTCATAAGATCTCAGAGCCCAACTTTCTGAAGAAGTGGAATGCTGGAGTCTGCCTTGGAAAATTTGGAAGATGAAATGAGCAGGGAAGGGGCTGAGGAAGAGCTGGCAATCACTGATCATGTCATCGGTCAAGACTTTTGCAGAGCTTTAACAGTGTATTTCAGTCAAATTTAAATGTCCCAAATggaacacttcatgtgcacttgcGGTGTTATGGACTTACAATGGCTGCCACGTGTGCATGTCCATTATGTCCATGAGACCGTAGGTTGTCCCATTTGTTACCATGTTGTTATTTCTTGCTCTGAatatgccataaaataaaatcagagtttattgatctttgaaaaggtgtacctgcgttattatgccattatcattatattagttgaaactggtcttaaaacgacaatattatcgtttatcgTGATAATTTCCtggacaatttatcgtccagcaaaatttgttatcgtgacagcCCTACCCAACAGTCAAAGCGGCATTATGTCACGAAAGTGCGGACTCAGAGGAAGAACTCGTGGGTTAATGGTGCCATTTGGGACACGGACAatgtacaggtgcttctcaataaattagaatgatcaaatttttcaaatacaaaacttgctctcatctgaaaagaggactttggaccactgggcaacagtccagatcttcctctccttagcccaggtaagacagctcaggagtggcttaacaagaggaatatgacaactgtagccaaattccttgacatgtctgtgtgtggtggctcttgatgccttgaccccagcctcagttcgttccttgtgaagttcactcaaattctcgAATCGATTTTGGTTCACAATCCTCATAAagctcttggttggttgtgcatctttttcttccacacttttttcttccagtcaacttgtgtagcctagtgaaccaaactgagagaccattttgaaggctcaggaaacctttgcccAGTTTGCAGGTGTTTTGGGTTGATTAGccgattggcatgtcaccatattctaatttgttgagataaagATGAGATGAgattggtgagtttttgttaaaaaatcatcaaaattaaaagaaccaaagacttagggACCGTTCAAATATAGcatcttttgcgcgctcaagttcgttattttcAATGTAGGCGCACGGTATGTGCGCTCATAGTTTTATCCAGGTGCCTCCGCatcgcatcgagttaaaaacatttaaacttttcagaatgcagcaagcgcaccgcgggtcatgtgacaagaactaaccaatcagcttcatcctttcccgtaacaacattgaaagctcagccaagatgaaggaacagctgatcatagttgtatatggattgccattttgaaataaatttagtagcagagctactgcaagctatttttagaactataaatccatttatcctttgctgaaatttccgcaaaAGTTGCAAAATTAGATAACTTGGTTTGTTCACATATACAACCTGAACCACTCAGAGTATTTGGAGGTGTGTGAAGATTTTGGGCTTGTCTATCCACTATCCAAGAGTATGTGTTATcagtatttttaataacaattttctaTTGACAAAcacttgtatttaattattagcttAAAATATATTACTTGGGTAATGGTGTCATTGTTTTAAAAGTGGATACACTCATTAAGTCTGGAAATTGAAAAGTGGACTGGCTCCTGTAAACTGAAGTTCATCTACCACAGTCAGTGGGGCGGTGCCAGCCTAAAAGATAATAATTTCTGCACCACTGTAGTACAGTCAACAGTTTTCGTAAATAGTCCAACCATCCTCCACTGGTCAGACAAACAGATGCCATTGGTTGCTCCAGTGTTGCTGTGTTAGGCTTTTTTGGATGCTTCAACAAACAGCAATGTTTTAACTGTGCCACATTGTTTACACTCCTAAAAGTCGTCCTACGAATACTTTGTAGTTACCTTGGCATGAGGTGGTATAGTAGGAAGTATTTTAACTGAAAAAGCAGATCTATCACCTTTAGGCAGGTGTCTACCTAGTAACACAATTGCTtgacttttttgtttgtgtggGGATTGCGTAAGTGGTTTTGTTCTGAAATTCCTTACTGCATTTGTCTCTGTGGCAGTTGAGTCACAGTCATGCATTCTTCTCTTCATTAGTCTCACAAGCACTGCATTATCTATGGAGTCTGGTCTTGATTTCACTCTTCCCCTGCTGGGTCCGCTTTGGCTACATGACTGGCTGTT is a window from the Carassius auratus strain Wakin unplaced genomic scaffold, ASM336829v1 scaf_tig00005385, whole genome shotgun sequence genome containing:
- the LOC113070919 gene encoding nuclear receptor ROR-beta-like — encoded protein: MRAQIEVIPCKICGDKSSGIHYGVITCEGCKGFFRRSQQNNAIYSCSRQRNCLIDRTNRNRCQHCRLQKCLALGMSRDAVKFGRMSKKQRDSLYAEVQKHQQSQERAGGLGNGVPAHAGDEVGEKGSSHGRAYSRGSSTTLSDLDDITMLPDGLLFDLPLTPEEAADYCSLELLGGSSGSSSSSQSSPEPNRQEFSDTTHIKHEYQTLHETGLYTRSLLNPPEGCSLMEIERITQNVVKSHIETSQYSTEELKRFAWTLYTPEEMRVYQNKSTEMMWQQFAVFITNAIQYVVEFAKRISGFMDLSQNDQIILLKAGCLDVLLIRMCRAYNPINNTLLFDGKFASPQLFKALGCDDLVGAVFEMAKTLSRLQLSEEEMALFTATVLLSPDRPWLTDAQKVQKLQEKVYVALQHCLHKSGAPEEKLAKMVSKLPMMKSICNLHIDKLEFFHLLHPETAFNFPALYREVFCSEISFPDSTEG